From Agelaius phoeniceus isolate bAgePho1 chromosome 19, bAgePho1.hap1, whole genome shotgun sequence, a single genomic window includes:
- the NOG gene encoding noggin produces MDHSQCLVTIYALVVLLGLRLEQGACQHYLHIRPAPSDNLPLVDLIEHPDPIFDPKEKDLNETLLRNLMGGHFDPNFMAVSLPEDRLGVDDLAELDLLLRQRPSGAMPSEIKGLEFYDGLQPGKKHRLSKKLRRKLQMWLWSQTFCPVLYTWNDLGSRFWPRYVKVGSCYSKRSCSVPEGMVCKPAKSVHLTILRWRCQRRGGQRCTWIPIQYPIISECKCSC; encoded by the coding sequence ATGGATCATTCCCAGTGCCTTGTGACTATATACGCCTTGGTGGTTCTGCTGGGTCTCCGGCTAGAGCAGGGCGCCTGCCAGCACTATCTGCACATCCGACCGGCTCCCAGCGACAACTTGCCCTTGGTGGATCTAATCGAGCACCCGGACCCTATCTTTGACCCCAAGGAGAAGGATCTTAACGAGACCTTGCTAAGGAACCTCATGGGCGGACACTTCGACCCCAACTTTATGGCTGTTTCTTTGCCCGAGGACCGGCTCGGAGTGGACGATCTAGCTGAGCTGGACTTGCTGCTCAGGCAGAGACCCTCGGGAGCGATGCCCAGCGAAATCAAAGGGCTGGAGTTCTACGACGGGCTGCAGCCGGGCAAGAAGCACAGGCTGAGCAAGAAGCTGCGCAGGAAGCTGCAGATGTGGCTTTGGTCCCAGACCTTCTGCCCGGTCCTATACACGTGGAACGATCTCGGCAGCCGCTTTTGGCCCCGGTATGTCAAAGTGGGCAGCTGCTACAGTAAAAGGTCTTGTTCAGTCCCCGAAGGCATGGTTTGCAAACCTGCCAAGTCCGTGCATTTAACGATCCTGAGGTGGAGGTGCCAGCGCCGGGGCGGGCAGAGATGCACATGGATACCCATCCAGTACCCCATCATTTCGGAGTGTAAGTGCTCTTGCTAG